One segment of Candidatus Hydrogenedentota bacterium DNA contains the following:
- a CDS encoding 3'(2'),5'-bisphosphate nucleotidase produces MIDISNPEIQFAMEAVRSGALLAREVEREMVEPALTKDDRSPVTVADFAVQGLIGRLLETAFREAVLVAEEDSTQLRVPEADMTCRRVAEYVGRHFPNATPQTVCAWIDHGNAAPCERFWTLDPIDGTKGFLRGDQYAVGMALLEGGEVAIGAIGCPNLSEAHRPDVGGSGTLMIAARGQGAWWQPLDNGGELQPLRVSETADTARMRILRSFETGHTNVGRIERMAAAVGVTAAPVRMDSQAKYAVLASGHAELLLRLLTQKQPDYRERIWDQAAGALITEEAGGRITDLDGKKLDFSAGRTLANNRGVCASNGHVHEVVLETLREVCAG; encoded by the coding sequence ATGATCGACATTTCGAATCCAGAAATCCAGTTTGCCATGGAGGCCGTCCGGTCCGGCGCGTTGTTGGCGCGCGAAGTCGAGCGCGAAATGGTTGAGCCGGCCTTGACCAAGGACGACCGGTCGCCCGTCACGGTGGCCGATTTCGCGGTGCAGGGGCTCATCGGGCGCCTGCTCGAGACGGCCTTCCGGGAGGCAGTCCTGGTAGCCGAGGAGGATTCCACCCAGTTGCGCGTGCCCGAAGCGGACATGACGTGCCGCCGCGTAGCCGAGTACGTAGGGCGACATTTCCCCAATGCCACGCCGCAGACTGTGTGCGCGTGGATAGATCACGGCAACGCGGCGCCGTGCGAGCGGTTCTGGACCCTCGACCCCATAGATGGCACGAAGGGATTTCTCCGCGGAGATCAGTATGCGGTCGGAATGGCGTTGCTCGAAGGGGGCGAGGTGGCGATCGGCGCGATCGGGTGCCCCAACCTGAGCGAGGCGCATCGTCCGGATGTCGGGGGCAGCGGAACGCTCATGATCGCCGCGCGCGGCCAGGGGGCGTGGTGGCAGCCCCTCGATAACGGGGGAGAGTTGCAGCCCTTACGCGTTTCCGAAACCGCGGACACGGCGCGGATGCGCATCCTGCGCTCGTTTGAAACAGGCCACACCAACGTGGGCCGCATCGAGCGCATGGCTGCGGCGGTTGGCGTCACGGCAGCGCCCGTACGCATGGACAGCCAGGCGAAGTATGCGGTGTTGGCGTCGGGCCATGCCGAATTGCTGCTGCGCCTGCTCACCCAGAAACAGCCCGACTACCGGGAACGCATCTGGGACCAGGCGGCCGGCGCATTGATCACCGAAGAGGCCGGGGGACGGATCACGGACCTCGACGGGAAGAAGCTCGATTTCTCGGCGGGGCGCACCCTCGCCAACAACCGCGGCGTGTGCGCGTCGAACGGCCACGTGCATGAGGTTGTGCTGGAGACGTTGCGGGAGGTTTGCGCAGGGTAG
- a CDS encoding FAD-linked oxidase C-terminal domain-containing protein — protein MITKAQSGTLNSAGCEIRTDDLTRILYATDASIYQMRPDAVAFPKSAQEAVSAIQAAAEAGVPVTPRGAGTGLAGGAVGDGLIVDFARHNRRIWDLDLEKCTVRVQAGVVLDQLNALLKPAGYCFGPDVATSPRATLGGMIANNSSGARAPVHGTTAEHVVSLEVVLADGRVATIGAEHPALAAENARVRELVEYHAAEIEHWFPDILVKRWPGYGLDRYLRAPGDLCKIVSGSEGTLAGIFSAELRIVPLPPDITGLVIFFFDSVAEAMQATVEFADLDPSAIEHADRVLFDQTRGQLAFKSARGLMRLDEEPCEAFLIVEFQRDAPDRIAEASRRNVGKRSLIVTDPAQMEMVWNMRKAGLSLLTGRKGPAKPVPGIEDVAVEPKRLPAYVDELRTLMEELGLFGSFYGHAASGLLHVRPVLDLRKAGDIAKYRKLAEGASRLARRFNASFAGEHGVGIARTEFMREQVGPELLAVMGEIKELFDPQRILNPGKIIAGEHGFRIDTNLRMGDGYELTLPFPAVLAFADKDGSFAGNLEQCNGCGGCRKDAPTMCPTYIAAGEEIMSTRGRANTIRAVLEHRFGDADPLVCAELEEALGNCLSCKACKKECPSNVDMALLKAELLHARHQRTGVGLRGRMVSSVETMNILGCLVPRIANAMLEWKWLRRLMDKTLGFAAERPLPKFALQRFDRWFANHERAATPPATRGRVVLWDDTFVRYNEPHIGIAAVTVLEAAGFEVVLPKGRKDCGRPAFSVGRLDMAKRLGTHNAALLRERYPDDPVVFLEPSSFAMFKQDYRELGVPHASEVAPRCYLFEEFLFTVLEEAPEALSWRGELGAVVIHAHCHAKALTDPAVQQKLASKIPGAHVNLLDSGCCGMAGQFGALSEKYKLSLEVAAPLVRMINERPKGAYVVASGTSCRQQIAHLTDARPLHMAELVALALKK, from the coding sequence ATGATCACGAAGGCACAATCCGGAACCCTGAATTCCGCCGGGTGTGAGATTCGCACCGACGACTTGACGCGCATACTGTACGCGACCGATGCGTCTATTTATCAGATGCGCCCCGACGCCGTCGCGTTCCCGAAATCAGCCCAGGAAGCCGTTTCCGCAATCCAAGCGGCCGCCGAAGCCGGCGTGCCGGTCACGCCGCGCGGCGCGGGCACGGGGCTTGCCGGCGGCGCGGTGGGCGATGGGCTCATCGTGGATTTCGCCCGCCACAACCGCCGGATCTGGGACCTCGACCTCGAGAAGTGCACGGTCCGCGTGCAGGCCGGGGTGGTTCTCGATCAACTCAACGCGCTTCTCAAGCCCGCGGGTTACTGCTTCGGGCCGGACGTTGCCACAAGCCCCCGGGCCACCCTCGGCGGCATGATCGCCAACAATTCCTCGGGCGCCCGGGCGCCGGTTCACGGCACAACCGCCGAACACGTCGTTTCCCTCGAGGTGGTGCTTGCCGACGGCCGCGTCGCGACCATCGGCGCGGAGCATCCCGCATTGGCCGCCGAAAACGCGCGGGTCCGGGAGCTCGTCGAATACCACGCGGCCGAGATCGAACACTGGTTTCCCGACATTCTAGTCAAACGCTGGCCGGGCTACGGCCTTGACCGGTACCTGCGCGCTCCCGGCGATCTGTGCAAGATCGTCTCGGGCAGTGAAGGCACGCTCGCGGGCATCTTCTCCGCCGAGCTGCGGATTGTGCCCCTGCCGCCGGACATCACCGGCCTTGTTATCTTCTTCTTCGATTCCGTCGCGGAAGCCATGCAGGCCACGGTGGAATTCGCCGACCTCGACCCGTCCGCCATCGAGCACGCTGACCGTGTTCTCTTCGACCAAACCAGAGGCCAGCTCGCGTTCAAGTCGGCCCGCGGCCTCATGCGCCTCGACGAAGAGCCCTGCGAGGCGTTTTTGATCGTCGAGTTCCAGCGCGATGCCCCGGACCGCATCGCCGAAGCATCCCGCCGAAACGTCGGCAAACGCAGCTTGATCGTCACCGACCCCGCCCAAATGGAGATGGTCTGGAACATGCGCAAGGCCGGCCTGTCCCTGCTCACCGGACGCAAAGGGCCCGCCAAACCCGTTCCGGGCATCGAAGACGTCGCGGTCGAACCCAAACGCTTGCCCGCTTACGTGGACGAACTGCGAACGCTCATGGAGGAGCTGGGCCTGTTCGGTTCGTTCTACGGCCACGCCGCGTCGGGACTTCTTCACGTGCGGCCGGTGCTCGATTTGCGCAAGGCGGGCGACATCGCGAAATACCGCAAACTCGCGGAAGGGGCCTCCCGCCTCGCGCGGCGGTTCAACGCGTCGTTCGCCGGCGAACACGGCGTCGGCATCGCGCGCACCGAATTCATGAGGGAGCAGGTAGGACCCGAACTGCTCGCGGTCATGGGCGAGATCAAGGAGCTCTTCGACCCACAGCGCATCCTCAATCCGGGCAAGATCATCGCCGGTGAGCACGGGTTCCGCATCGACACGAATCTGCGCATGGGCGATGGGTACGAGCTCACGCTGCCCTTTCCCGCCGTACTTGCGTTCGCCGACAAAGACGGGTCGTTCGCCGGAAATCTCGAACAGTGCAACGGGTGCGGCGGGTGCCGCAAAGACGCCCCGACCATGTGCCCGACCTACATCGCCGCCGGCGAAGAAATCATGTCGACTCGGGGCCGCGCCAACACCATACGCGCGGTGCTCGAACACCGTTTCGGCGACGCGGACCCGCTGGTGTGCGCGGAATTGGAGGAAGCCCTCGGCAACTGCCTCTCCTGCAAGGCGTGCAAGAAGGAATGTCCGTCGAACGTCGACATGGCCCTTTTGAAGGCCGAACTGCTCCATGCGCGGCACCAGCGGACCGGCGTTGGGCTTCGGGGCCGCATGGTGAGCTCCGTCGAGACCATGAACATCCTGGGCTGTCTTGTTCCCCGTATCGCCAACGCCATGCTCGAGTGGAAATGGCTCCGCAGACTTATGGACAAGACCCTGGGATTCGCCGCGGAACGGCCCCTGCCGAAATTCGCGCTCCAGCGCTTCGACAGGTGGTTCGCGAACCACGAGCGTGCCGCAACGCCTCCGGCCACGCGGGGCCGCGTCGTCTTGTGGGACGACACGTTCGTCCGTTACAACGAGCCTCATATCGGTATTGCAGCGGTAACGGTGCTCGAAGCCGCCGGTTTCGAGGTCGTGCTGCCCAAAGGGCGGAAAGATTGCGGCCGCCCCGCCTTCAGCGTGGGGCGTCTCGACATGGCCAAGCGCCTGGGCACGCACAACGCCGCGCTCCTGCGCGAGCGGTATCCCGATGACCCCGTCGTGTTCCTCGAACCATCGTCGTTCGCCATGTTCAAACAGGATTACCGTGAGCTGGGCGTTCCTCACGCCAGCGAGGTGGCCCCGCGCTGCTACCTCTTCGAGGAGTTCCTCTTCACTGTGCTCGAAGAGGCCCCGGAAGCCCTTTCCTGGCGCGGCGAACTCGGTGCGGTGGTCATCCACGCCCACTGTCACGCAAAGGCCCTCACCGATCCGGCCGTTCAACAGAAACTCGCCAGCAAGATCCCCGGCGCGCACGTGAACCTCCTTGATTCGGGGTGCTGCGGCATGGCCGGCCAGTTCGGCGCGTTGAGCGAGAAGTACAAACTTTCGCTCGAGGTGGCCGCGCCGCTGGTGCGGATGATCAACGAACGGCCCAAGGGCGCCTACGTCGTGGCGTCCGGCACCAGTTGCCGCCAGCAGATTGCGCACCTCACCGACGCCCGGC